The stretch of DNA TTTGTGTGTTTGTCGCTTGGTTGGTACCGCGCGGGCCTCGTGGCGTTTGTGCTCGCTGCGGCGACGGACTGGGCGGATGGTTACTGGGCGCGGCGGTGGGGGCCGATCACGAAGCTGGGCCGCGTGCTCGATCCGCTGGCGGACAAGCTGCTGATCTGTGGCGTTTACATCTATCTGGCGGCGATCCCCGACTCGCGCGTGCTGCCGTGGATGACGGTGCTGATCCTCGCGCGCGAGTTCGTGGTGACGACGCTGCGGGCGATGGTGGAGTCGGCGGGCGGCGACTTCTCGGCGGTGTGGATCGGCAAGTGGAAGTTCACGTTGCAGGTGATCGCCGCGGCGCTCAGCCTGCTCTACGTGTCGCCATGGCGGACGGCTGGCTGGCCGACGCCGGTGACGCTGGGCGC from Botrimarina mediterranea encodes:
- the pgsA gene encoding CDP-diacylglycerol--glycerol-3-phosphate 3-phosphatidyltransferase, which encodes MSIRGSNSEVPLGKLSDPPNAITASRLVVTVACFVCLSLGWYRAGLVAFVLAAATDWADGYWARRWGPITKLGRVLDPLADKLLICGVYIYLAAIPDSRVLPWMTVLILAREFVVTTLRAMVESAGGDFSAVWIGKWKFTLQVIAAALSLLYVSPWRTAGWPTPVTLGAGLVDAFVWAMLIVTAISGVTYTRAAIAAMRSSQPTLE